Proteins encoded in a region of the Elaeis guineensis isolate ETL-2024a chromosome 7, EG11, whole genome shotgun sequence genome:
- the LOC105048487 gene encoding phragmoplastin DRP1C isoform X1 has product MATMESLIGLENRIQRAWAVVSVSGGEGGSLWEALPSVVVVVVVAGQFAPSLISWPFLVSSWKSSVLESIIGRDSLPRGSGIVTGSPLVLQLQEMEDGQAEYTEFLHAPRKKSADLAVGLKM; this is encoded by the exons ATGGCAACCATGGAGAGCCTCATCGGCCTCGAGAATCGGATACAGAGGGCCTGGGCCGTCGTGAGCGTCTCCGGCGGTGAGGGAGGATCCCTCTGGGAAGCCCTTCCGTccgtcgtcgtcgtcgtcgtcgtcgcAGGGCAG TTCGCTCCTTCCTTGATATCTTGGCCGTTCTTGGTGAGCTCGTGGAAATCGTCGGTGTTGGAGAGCATCATCGGGAGGGACTCCTTACCTCGAGGATCTG GTATTGTGACGGGGAGCCCGTTGGTGTTGCAGCTTCAGGAGATGGAGGATGGCCAGGCAGAGTACACAGAGTTCCTTCATGCCCCGAGAAAGAAGTCCGCTGATCTTG CCGTAGGTTTGAAGATGTGA
- the LOC105048487 gene encoding phragmoplastin DRP1C isoform X2 → MATMESLIGLENRIQRAWAVVSVSGGEGGSLWEALPSVVVVVVVAGQFAPSLISWPFLVSSWKSSVLESIIGRDSLPRGSGIVTGSPLVLQLQEMEDGQAEYTEFLHAPRKKSADLENS, encoded by the exons ATGGCAACCATGGAGAGCCTCATCGGCCTCGAGAATCGGATACAGAGGGCCTGGGCCGTCGTGAGCGTCTCCGGCGGTGAGGGAGGATCCCTCTGGGAAGCCCTTCCGTccgtcgtcgtcgtcgtcgtcgtcgcAGGGCAG TTCGCTCCTTCCTTGATATCTTGGCCGTTCTTGGTGAGCTCGTGGAAATCGTCGGTGTTGGAGAGCATCATCGGGAGGGACTCCTTACCTCGAGGATCTG GTATTGTGACGGGGAGCCCGTTGGTGTTGCAGCTTCAGGAGATGGAGGATGGCCAGGCAGAGTACACAGAGTTCCTTCATGCCCCGAGAAAGAAGTCCGCTGATCTTG AAAATTCTTGA